Sequence from the bacterium genome:
GGCGGCGCGCTCGCGGGGTCGGAACCGCCGCAGGCCGTCCCGCCCGCCAGGAAGAGGAGCGCCAGGATCGTGCGCGCGAGTGGTTTCAAACCGTCCTTCACTTCACGGCGGTTAAAGAAGAGAGCCCGTCGGCTCCGCGGTTAAGGGTTTACCCGGCTCGAAGCAAGAGACAAGGGGTTTAACCGAGCGAAGCGAGCTATGCCCCCGGCAAACCGAGCGGAGCGAGCTACGCCTCTAGCGAAACCCCTTGCCACCATCGAAGGCGGTTTAAATGCCCCCCAGGGCGGTGCCGAGGAACTCGCGGAAGCGCTCGTTGGCCCGCCGGATGGCGTTGGAGTGCACCGAGAGGATCGCCCGGTAGACCTTGTGGGCCGAGGCGGGGTTGGCCATCATCGCCGCCCAGAAGTCGCTCTTCTCGATGATGACGCACAGGGTGTCCTCCACGGCCTCCACGGAGGCGGAGCGCTTGCCGCCGTCGAAGAGGGAAATTTCGCCGAAGAAGAAGTACTGCCCGAGCTCGGCGAGCTGCGAGCGCCGGCCCTCCTCGTCGAGGGCCTTGGCGATGGAGACCCGGCCGGACTGGATGATGTAGAGCGGGCCGCCCTCGTCGCCCTCGTCGAAGATGACGCGCCCCTTGGGGAACGTCTCCACCCGCGCGCTACGGGCCAGAATATCCAGCTCGCCCGAGTCCAGGGTGTAGAAGAGGTACGTTTTCTTGAGCACGTCTTTGATTTCCACGCCTACCTCCAACGCCGGTCGTCTGTTACGGCGCGCCCGAATACCCGTTCGTCCGAGCCGCGCCTCGATGTTGACGGCCGGATTTTTTCATCGCCCACCGAGGGCTGGAAACGCGGCCACCGTAACCGCCCAGCGCCCGTGAAACGCGCGGCCGATGGCTCGACTGTCGCGGTAGCCACCGCCGGGAACAAGAAACGCAGCCTCCCCACCCGCCTCCGCGCCATCACACCAGCGCGACCGTCTAGGGTCAACCGCCGGGAACAGGAAACGCAGCCTCCCCACCCGCCCCCGCGGTAGCCACCGCCGGGAACAGGAAACACGGCCTCCCGACTCGCCCCCGCCGGTCCGGCCTAGCCCAGGATGCTCCGCCCTCCCTCGTCGGCCAGGATGGAGGACCAGTACAGCTCCCTATCCCGCGTCGCCGCATCCTCCACAATGTGCCCGATGAACTCGTCCATGCGCAGCTCGTTGACCAGGTTGCGGTGGCGAGGGAAGTAGTTGGCGGCGATGTCTTTTAATATTTTGGCCAGCTCGGCGCTCTCGATGAAAACGCCCACGGCTTTGTAGAAGCGCTCCAGGAGCCCGCCGAGTATCTTCAGGGCGTCGGCGCCCCGCTCGAACTGCCGGCGGAGCTGGTGCAGCGACTGGATGCTCCCGCCCAGCTCCAGTTGCTCGAGCTGGGGGTTGTCCACGATGGCCTCGGAAAGGGTCTTGCCGAACATCCGTTCGGCGCCGTTGGCCGTGAGCCGCGTCCGGCCCAGGGCGAGCACGAACTCGTCTATGACGTGCACCAGGACCCGCACCACCTCCAGGGTCCGCACCAGCCGGATGGTGTCCGACACGACCAGCCCGAAGAGAACCTGGAGGGTGAACCGCTCGGGCAGGGGGGAGGCCTTGACGATGTCGGTGATGGTCCGGTCGTCGTCTATGAGCGCGGCGATTTTCATCTCGTCGTCGGTCAGCTCGGCGATGGGGATCGAGACCACCTGCGGAATGGCGTGGGGCGAGAGGAGCACCCACTGCATGGCCCGGGGGTCGGCGGTCTCCAGGGACCGGTTCATGATCCAGCGGAAAGTGGTCAGCTCGGGGCTCGTGGGCGAAT
This genomic interval carries:
- a CDS encoding DUF4388 domain-containing protein; the protein is MFEGSLTKTPLGTVFQHLVHQNLSGRLTVRSDGKELHYFFIRGRLHNATKNPDVTGSRHVFNLIKGDFTFDEAQDIDSPTSPELTTFRWIMNRSLETADPRAMQWVLLSPHAIPQVVSIPIAELTDDEMKIAALIDDDRTITDIVKASPLPERFTLQVLFGLVVSDTIRLVRTLEVVRVLVHVIDEFVLALGRTRLTANGAERMFGKTLSEAIVDNPQLEQLELGGSIQSLHQLRRQFERGADALKILGGLLERFYKAVGVFIESAELAKILKDIAANYFPRHRNLVNELRMDEFIGHIVEDAATRDRELYWSSILADEGGRSILG
- a CDS encoding cyclic nucleotide-binding domain-containing protein, which produces MEIKDVLKKTYLFYTLDSGELDILARSARVETFPKGRVIFDEGDEGGPLYIIQSGRVSIAKALDEEGRRSQLAELGQYFFFGEISLFDGGKRSASVEAVEDTLCVIIEKSDFWAAMMANPASAHKVYRAILSVHSNAIRRANERFREFLGTALGGI